Genomic segment of Acinetobacter larvae:
TGATAGATTACAAACCTAAAAATCCTGTAGCAAACAAACAACTCACATACGTCTCCGCATCTCTAGCGTAGCCCGACTGGAAAGTGGGGTGCTTGAAAATGCCTATGCGTGAGAGAAAGTAGGGAAGGGTGAGAAGATATGGTGAGACCTAGACCATCAGACTATTGAAGCGATGGACCAAGAAACAGCACGGCTCCAAAAACACTAGACCATAAAAAACCCCATAAATCTTAGACTTACGAGGTTTAATACTGGTGCCGACACTCGGATTCGAACTGAGGACCTACTGATTACAAGTAAAGGTAAATTAACATAAAATATATAAAAAACAATAAGTTATAATATTTATTTTGTATCAAGATCAATAAAATCAAGAGGGCTATAGTATAAAATGTAAGGCGTTGTTTTGTAAGGAAAAGCATATATGAGGTCGCTCGATATTCAAATTTCCAAAATAGCTAAGTATCAGAATAATAAGTAATTATTTTTGGAGATAGACCACGTTTTGGACCTTGTTTCGCAGTCGTTATCCTGATGAACCCTAAACGTAACTCGAAGAAAATAAAGAATCTTTTCAAAGACCGTCGTAGACCCTATTGTTTTCTGGGATGAGTCATTGCAAATTCCCAGTACCCATAGATGGCGAGTGATACCCAAATAGTCCAATTTCGCAAAGTGTTTTGTTCGGCAGAACAAATTACAGGGGGTGTCAGATTGCCAAAAAATATACCGCAATCAACACAATTGGCTAGGTCTTGTGCCCAGTGTGAGAGCAGTCCAAATTCAAGGCAATCCTTGCAAAATGCTCATCGCCAAAATGGCAGCACAGTCAAATAAAAAAATAAGCGAAACTCCCCCTAGCAAATGACAAAGGCAGAAGGAAAGCCAACAGCAAGTCAAAAAAATGACAGCGATCAAATTTTCCCCCTGAATACTCCACCTCAGTTTTTACCTCGCCAAAGCACATTGCGAGTCCGCAATACACCTGTCGAGCATGGGCTTGGATGAAGTGAAAATAATGCTGGTCTGTGATTCTCATAGCCTAAAAATACAAAGACAAACTGCCCAGAAATACTAGGCAGATAGAAAAATGAAGTTTAACTAATCAACATTGTGGAACTTTGATCAAAAAAAAATACGTGGAACATGAAAATTCATAAAAAAACCCGATCCGTAAGGATGGGGCTTTTTTTGTGTTTTAAGAGACTGATTTAAAAAGAGAAAGTTAGGCCATTTCGCATAAGGTGTACCATGTTAATTTTAGATATTTTTAAGAATCAAATACACTAATGGAAGAAATAAGGCATCTTAATTATCCACTCATATTGATTAAATTATAGTCAGAACTTTAGAGAGGGGTTTTCTTGGTTTCTGAGGCCAATTATTACTCGTTGCATAACCTACAGCAACAATCAAAACAGGTATCTCAGTTGAGTTAAGTCCAAACTCATAAGCGACCTGTGTCCCATCAAAACCTCCTATTGCACAGGTTCCTAAACCTATATCTTGAGCTGAAAGCATTAAAGACATCGCTGCTAAAGATGCTGATCGAATAGCTTCATCTCGCTGTAATATAAAGTTTCCCTCATGGGAAGCGATTTGGGTAACCCATGCATCGACAACCTTTTGCTCCATGATATTTGCTTCTAAGCTGGGCTGTAACGCTGAGCGTAATTGTTTATGTGCTTCCAAAGTACCACATATGATGAAATTTACTGAACAATTCAGAATCTTGTCCTGCCCAAATGCTGCAGCTTGCAAACGTATTTTTGCACTTTCTGACCTTACAGCAATAAACCGCCAATTTTGCAAATTGTAGGCTGATGGTGACTTGGTCGCTAAATCAACCAATGATGTAATGACTTCATCTTTTAGTGGACGATTCGGCTGGAAGCTATTTACCGAAATTCGAGTATTAATAATATTTTTTAGAGAAGTATTCATAATAAGTACCAAATAAAATTTAAATAGCTCGTGAACTTGTCCATTGGACAGCGAACACACTAATTAGCACAATGATTAACCCCCAAAGTGCAGTTCCAGAAATTGATTGTGAAAGTAGCCACCAACCTAATACTACAGCTGTCAGTGGACTGAGTAGACCAAGTGATGCAACAGCTACTGTGGGTAACCGTACGACTCCTCTAAACCAGAGTGCATATGCAAGTAAAGCACCTGCCATGCTAAGGTAAATGTAGGCAAAGTATTGCAATGGTTTTAATAGAGGAAGAGGCGCATCAAAGAAATACATCATAGGCATAAGCATCAAACCACCAATGACAAGTTGCCAGCCTGTCATTGCTAATAATGGTAAGTCCAGTTTCCATCGACTTGTAAGCCATACTCCACAAGCCATACAAGCCGCTCCCAGTAATGCTGCTACAATACCAATAGGATCAAATACTGTGCGAGGTGATAATAATAAAATCGCCATTCCACATATGCCTGCCATAGCTGAACATAGAGTGGATAATAAAGGAGACCGTCCATCTATTAGCCAAGCTATTAGCATCACTAATAATGGTTGAATTGCACCGAGTACTGCTGCTAATCCTCCGGGTAAACGGTAAGCAGCGATAAATAGAAGAGCTTGAAAAATACCGATATTTAATGCCCCAAGAATTAATAAACGCCACCAGTCTTTTTTTGCAGGCATATGTCGGGTAAATAAAAGTAATAAAAATCCCGCTGG
This window contains:
- a CDS encoding nitroreductase family protein is translated as MNTSLKNIINTRISVNSFQPNRPLKDEVITSLVDLATKSPSAYNLQNWRFIAVRSESAKIRLQAAAFGQDKILNCSVNFIICGTLEAHKQLRSALQPSLEANIMEQKVVDAWVTQIASHEGNFILQRDEAIRSASLAAMSLMLSAQDIGLGTCAIGGFDGTQVAYEFGLNSTEIPVLIVAVGYATSNNWPQKPRKPLSKVLTII
- a CDS encoding EamA family transporter gives rise to the protein MPIKTSFPWKDAMLTAFAPIIWGSTYIVTSELLPADRPFTAALIRVLPAGFLLLLFTRHMPAKKDWWRLLILGALNIGIFQALLFIAAYRLPGGLAAVLGAIQPLLVMLIAWLIDGRSPLLSTLCSAMAGICGMAILLLSPRTVFDPIGIVAALLGAACMACGVWLTSRWKLDLPLLAMTGWQLVIGGLMLMPMMYFFDAPLPLLKPLQYFAYIYLSMAGALLAYALWFRGVVRLPTVAVASLGLLSPLTAVVLGWWLLSQSISGTALWGLIIVLISVFAVQWTSSRAI